Proteins co-encoded in one Deltaproteobacteria bacterium PRO3 genomic window:
- a CDS encoding M48 family metallopeptidase codes for MKRLRTAILVNFLLWTGFLGCAHDYVTGKSSYNWFKLDDDVKLGKQVLGAQLQAFEKKKVPVDESGDKAMLQRLQTIVNRISKVSHLPDLPYEVHLADAPVVNAWAAPGGKIMVYSGLWDPKKGLVNQESDDEIAAVLAHEISHVTARHVTESLTKNMTIMLAGQVAASAITAGASAQGGNLFGQFFSAGYNIYAPSYSRKNEYEADRIGLFYMAKAGYDPRAAVALWKRAAQKRGDATSIFASHPSSGARAKDLERYLPQALEIYQDPQKPYPDFRKLPEKGKGKAQAQAVKNAPESRPAAPSKPENPARPPAKSDL; via the coding sequence ATGAAGCGCCTTCGCACGGCCATTTTGGTGAATTTCCTGCTCTGGACCGGCTTTCTGGGCTGCGCCCACGACTACGTGACGGGGAAGTCCAGCTATAATTGGTTCAAGCTGGACGACGACGTGAAGCTGGGGAAGCAGGTCCTCGGTGCGCAGCTCCAGGCCTTCGAGAAGAAAAAGGTCCCGGTGGACGAAAGCGGCGACAAGGCGATGCTGCAGCGCCTCCAGACCATCGTCAACCGCATCTCCAAGGTGAGCCACTTACCCGATCTGCCTTATGAGGTTCACCTGGCCGACGCCCCGGTTGTCAACGCCTGGGCCGCGCCCGGCGGAAAGATCATGGTGTACTCGGGCCTTTGGGATCCGAAAAAGGGCCTGGTCAACCAGGAGAGCGACGACGAGATCGCCGCGGTCCTGGCCCACGAGATCTCGCACGTCACCGCCCGGCATGTCACCGAGTCGCTCACCAAAAACATGACCATCATGCTCGCCGGGCAAGTCGCCGCCAGCGCGATCACGGCGGGCGCCTCCGCGCAGGGCGGGAATCTCTTCGGTCAGTTTTTCTCCGCCGGCTACAACATCTACGCGCCCAGCTACTCCCGGAAGAACGAATACGAGGCCGACCGTATTGGCCTCTTCTACATGGCCAAGGCCGGCTACGACCCGCGGGCCGCCGTGGCGCTTTGGAAACGCGCCGCGCAGAAGCGCGGCGATGCGACCAGCATCTTCGCCTCCCATCCCTCCAGCGGGGCCCGCGCCAAAGACCTCGAACGCTATCTCCCCCAAGCCCTCGAAATTTATCAGGATCCGCAAAAACCCTACCCCGACTTTCGGAAGCTCCCGGAAAAGGGGAAGGGCAAGGCCCAGGCCCAGGCCGTAAAAAACGCTCCCGAGTCCCGCCCCGCCGCGCCGTCGAAACCGGAAAATCCCGCCAGGCCTCCCGCCAAGAGCGACCTTTGA